From Hydra vulgaris chromosome 15, alternate assembly HydraT2T_AEP, one genomic window encodes:
- the LOC100205065 gene encoding leucyl-cystinyl aminopeptidase isoform X2 — protein MGSIFLDELAFHKLWVDREAEKTNGCKTLEKEKNVTLFRKKMEGWGSLIVGIFFISAIAGFGSYQALYMENGVPLNDSGYYFQTPEILSLFDQVSPVDLYNKEFLPGNILPESYLLYVYPDIIKKRYQGMVKIYFKCVASTATVVFHSSQHTISKVKLLDVSKIEVGIKNKYRNKDKQFVVLQLDRTLVNGTYYNLLVGFENNLTENADNGIYLTKYFDGNQKPHRMVSTMFEPRTARKLFPCFDEPIYKARFKVIIQHVKDYFALSNMPEEKKVRVDKNVETFFETSVPMSSYLVVFAITEYQFRELVTSSNNKIRAFAPIGRLDETELALSIAPLALKFYSEKFQINYSLPKLDLVPVTELIATADENWGMIIFQENSLLYKDESVFNIEFTTKTINHEVAHQWFGNLVTMKSWSDLWLKESFATFLQTLPTSKYYPTWDVQSSSYIENYVSSFNTDASRYTHAILPNATDLSTLESMYDVITYSKGASILAMIKHLIGEKNFFEGLRNFLLKYQYSNAGSDDFFMTLNESQSSIDLVDFSKKWITTASFPLVTVIRKENQLLFNQNKFLLYGVEDKNPTWPISLSIRFFLNNGSISNSILLLTSREALIDAPDNIAMYKVNMGAFGFYQVNYDKNNWLALLSQMKEKHTFFSVIDRSNILNDVFHLSKYNYVSFQLSLMFTEYLKNEAHYAPWFIGLQYLKLLHDTLVDEAESACIKSYILDQIEPVIMELNLKKEHSHVETKLISLLVSTAVIYEYKSLAVELNNWFLRWLISADVKIPKNIYSSVLYVGIKYGTVKQWEILFDRYLKSVSYKDSQLYLTGLASTDNTDLIQRLLLYSLNETIVAKNQRLFLLKALCSNRNGRYFVQHYIIKEWDRLYENMKGFGNLKSLLQDCFGNGKTYSEYGYFLDFMNEKNLGRFKLEGLKILDQININIKMVNRKDEIASWLYTVRPICNLDKKNRIEYD, from the exons ATGGGGAGTATTTTTCTTGATGAGTTAGCTTTTCATAAACTGTGGGTTGACAGAGAGGCTGAAAAGACTAATGGAtgtaaaactttagaaaaagaaaaaaatgttactcttttcagaaaaaaaatggaGGGATGGGGAAGTCTTATAGttggtatattttttatttctgcaataGCAGGATTTGGTAGTTACCAAGCTCTTTATATGGAAAATGGAGTTCCGCTCAATGATTCTGGGTATTATTTTCAAACACCCGAAATATTAAGTCTATTTGATCAAGTATCACCTGTTGATCTGTATAACAAAGAGTTTTTGCCAGGCAATATTCTTCCTGAATCTTACTTATTGTATGTGTATCCTGACATTATAAAAAAGAGGTATCAAGGAATggttaaaatctattttaaatgtGTTGCGTCAACAGCTACTGTTGTTTTTCACTCATCCCAGCATACTATTTCTAAAGTTAAATTGCTGGATGTTAGCAAGATTGAAGtgggaataaaaaataaatatagaaataaagacAAGCAGTTTGTTGTATTGCAACTTGATAGAACACTTGTTAATGGTACATATTATAATCTTTTGGTCGGTTTTGAGAATAACCTCACTGAAAATGCTGATAATGGAATATATTTGACTAAATATTTTGATGGGAATCAAAAACCTCA TCGAATGGTTTCTACAATGTTTGAGCCAAGAACTGCACGAAAATTATTTCCCTGCTTTGATGAACCAATATATAAAGCTCGGTTCAAGGTCATTATTCAGCATGTCAAAGATTATTTTGCTCTATCCAATATGCCTGAggaaaaaaag GTTAGGGttgataaaaatgttgaaactttttttgaaacctCTGTACCAATGAGCTCCTACCTAGTTGTGTTTGCAATTACAGAATATCAGTTTCGTGAGTTAGTTACAAGCAGCAATAATAag attcGTGCTTTTGCTCCTATTGGGAGACTAGATGAAACTGAACTTGCTTTGTCCATTGCTCCACTTGCTTTAAAGTTTTACTCTGAGAAGTTCCAAATTAACTACAGCTTGCCAAAACTAG ATTTAGTTCCTGTAACAGAATTAATTGCAACAGCAGATGAAAACTGGGGTATGATAATTTTTCAAGAGAACAGTTTGCTATATAAAGATGAATCTGTTTTCAATATTGAATTTACTACTAAGACCATAAATCACGAAGTTGCTCATCAg TGGTTTGGTAACTTGGTTACTATGAAATCATGGAGTGATTTGTGGCTAAAAGAAtcttttgcaacatttttacaaaCACTTCCTACATCAAAATACTATCCAACATGGGATGTTCAAAGCTCTAGTTATATTGAAAACTATGTTTCGTCATTCAACACTGATGCCAGCAGATATACTCATGCCATTTTACCAAATGCAACTGATTTGTCAACACTTGAATCAATGTATGATGTCATAACCTAcagtaaa ggAGCATCAATCTTGGCAATGATCAAACATTTGATTGGTGAGAAGAACTTTTTTGAAGGGCTTAGG aatttccTTTTGAAGTACCAGTATTCAAATGCAGGTTCTGATGACTTTTTTATGACCCTAAATGAG tCACAAAGTAGCATAGATTTGGTGGATTTCTCAAAGAAATGGATAACAACCGCAAGTTTTCCATTAGTTACTGTAATCCGCAAAGAAAACCAGCtgttatttaatcaaaataaatttctattgtACGGAGTAGAAGATAAAAa CCCCACTTGGCCGATTTCACTTTCAATTCGGTTCTTTCTGAATAATGGTTCTATATCAAATAGTATTTTGTTACTTACAAGTAGGGAAG caTTAATTGATGCTCCTGATAATATCGCAATGTACAAAGTAAATATGGGAGCATTTGGTTTTTACCAAGTCAACTATGACAAAAACAATTGGTTAGCCCTTCTTTCCCAGATGAAAGAAAAACACACA tttttttctgttattgatCGTTCCAATATTCTCAATGATGTATTTCATCTGTCCaa ATACAACTATGTAAGCTTTCAACTGTCTCTCATGTTTACTGAGTATCTTAAAAATGAAGCACATTATGCACCGTGGTTTATTGGACTCCAGTATTTAAAACTACTGCACGACACGCTGGTTGATGAAGCAGAGAGTGCATGTATTAag agTTATATTTTGGACCAAATTGAGCCAGTAATTATggaacttaatttaaaaaaagaacactcTCATGTTGAAAC GAAGCTGATATCCCTCTTGGTTTCAACTGCTGTGATTTATGAATACAAGTCCTTAGCTGTAGAGTTAAACAATTGGTTCTTGAGGTGGTTGATATCTGCTGATGT aaaaattccgAAAAACATTTACTCCAGTGTTCTATATGTTGGAATAAAGTATGGTACTGTAAAGCAGTgggaaattttatttgatcgctatttaaaatctgtttctTATAAAGATTCTCAGTTGTATCTTACAGGCTTGGCTTCAACAGATAATACTGATCTTATACAGag attattgtTGTACAGTTTAAATGAGACAATTGTTGCAAAAAATCAGAGACTTTTTTTGCTGAAGGCATTATGCAGTAACAGAAATGGACGATATTTTGTTCAGCATTATATCATAAAAGAATGGGACAGGTTATATGA AAACATGAAAGGTTTTGGTAACTTAAAATCTTTACTGCAAGATTGTTTTGGTAATGGCAAGACATATTCTGAATATGGATAT TTTTTAGATTTCATGAATGAAAAGAATTTGGGCCGATTTAAGTTGGAGGGTTTGAAGATTCTggatcaaataaatataaatattaaaatggttAATCGGAAGGACGAGATAGCATCATGGCTATATACTGTGCGACCAATTTGCaatcttgacaaaaaaaatcgAATTGAATACGATTGA